A genomic region of Bombus pyrosoma isolate SC7728 linkage group LG6, ASM1482585v1, whole genome shotgun sequence contains the following coding sequences:
- the LOC122568824 gene encoding uncharacterized protein LOC122568824: MLNVVAPGKLVLTLQSIPPFVVETIFALTLTVLLAVPLILRVQHSLQDSSTKLTTKTWQTRQCNVHKVEQSGDRVVTTHYPVSTFDSASSSSADFHLESARKTISTPILQASGDNVRTEYWNAKTRANVQEARGKAESTTKQNDTVLKESSSFVATNSELPIVDISAFDYDAYRFQLVEAALRKQYDDYQPPGDVVLNSIHLNNNDSTVAIRLNDRYHHSLFDFIEEYYDATKGMSKKETEYLHPLDHFLIKGTQKPETVEKETETKHVDVVNAAGQGERSPRISFYDDTVRGSMQRRQDSITKRNLRPLKPRPSSAGADSTTSRRSMLQRSSGKKNATKFSKNNSSTDSVSSKRDTLSGSQKCEDKRQALSSIDGVERESMNCMTISSIDTESIRSESSKARDDHSGRSRDSSVASRRCTSEKPQILPWLTGNPRVSFNQKYGNSGKTSSKMFEASWRSSMIKKSSFLSKQKTSKQSDRQSSDYVDQMSMDLPALNTNFDRSDKDGSKLDDTKLSNQMGKLEVIKSETEELPRVDFPTSSTIDLSCKKNDSLGHVSNQNCPATNAADKQRSPTKNLSERSSPSSQVIETIDSLAEITQQPLGEPRLAQTRSKKTRNDESIKECSRKSSTKHDQPEKLGKVLSDRKQDSHTIGPVSAKQPLKLELSTDTFLQQVLRENIDDLGKFKNNEKRKEASNKENENIRMFKKDVKKHQENQQTNVDSSSAKLNACGRKNTIDSFRSKNEEKTSDVNRRKAFGAIRNFGSTNTAKSNLLNAGKLSSMSKSSQQRTTGSRLNTGLHDNVIGARSMQIRSSKSPMGERKPSRDEKPGRTEVNRPELKESGPDGLKLPRRDSKAGIAMQVGLKKYIKKLKRVLSDRDNTDIGELASLSLTDAILPDLESTLSSVEVQQVQDLLNMAEKKSLN, encoded by the exons ATGTTGAACGTCGTGGCGCCCGGAAAGCTTGTTCTAACCTTGCAATCTATACCACCGTTCGTTGTAGAGACTATTTTCGCTTTGACGCTGACCGTGCTCTTGGCTGTACCACTCATCCTTCGCGTTCAACATTCTCTA CAGGATAGCTCGACGAAACTCACCACGAAGACCTGGCAGACTCGGCAATGTAACGTGCACAAAGTGGAACAAAGTGGAGATCGCGTGGTGACGACGCATTATCCAGTCTCGACGTTCGACTCAGCCTCGAGCTCGAGCGCGGATTTCCATTTGGAATCGGCTCGAAAGACGATCTCGACGCCCATTTTGCAGGCGAGTGGTGACAACGTGAGGACGGAATATTGGAACGCTAAAACTCGGGCAAACGTGCAGGAAGCACGAGGCAAAGCGGAATCAACGACGAAACAGAACGACACGGTCCTCAAAGAATCTTCATCGTTCGTCGCCACAAATTCTGAATTACCAATCGTCGACATATCTGCGTTTGATTACGACGCATATCGATTCCAACTGGTAGAGGCTGCTTTGAGGAAACAGTACGACGATTATCAGCCTCCTGGAGACGTCGTGTTGAATtctattcatttaaataataatgattcgACGGTTGCTATCAGATTGAACGATCGGTACCATCATAGTCTGTTTGACTTTATCGAGGAATACTACGATGCCACGAAGGGGATGAGCAAAAAGGAGACAGAGTACCTCCATCCGTTGGATCATTTTTTGATAAAGGGGACGCAAAAACCGGAAACTGTTGAGAAGGAAACGGAAACGAAACATGTGGATGTAGTTAATGCTGCTGGTCAAGGTGAAAGATCGCCCAGGATTTCGTTTTATGATGATACTGTTAGGGGTTCGATGCAGAGGAGACAAG ACTCTATAACGAAAAGAAACTTAAGACCTCTTAAACCAAGACCATCCAGCGCGGGTGCCGATTCAACGACGTCGAGAAGATCCATGTTACAACGATCTTCAGGCAAGAAGAACGCGACGAAATTCTCAAAGAACAATTCGAGCACGGATTCGGTCAGCTCGAAACGAGACACGCTCTCAGGCTCGCAGAAATGCGAAGACAAACGACAAGCTCTGTCATCCATCGATGGAGTTGAAAGAGAATCGATGAACTGTATGACGATCAGCTCCATCGACACGGAAAGCATCCGCAGCGAATCCAGCAAAGCTCGCGATGACCATTCCGGACGATCTCGCGACTCTTCCGTTGCCTCCAGGCGGTGTACTTCGGAGAAACCTCAAATTCTGCCTTGGTTGACAGGAAACCCGCGGGTATCCTTTAACCAAAAGTACGGAAACTCTGGCAAAACGTCATCGAAGATGTTCGAAGCATCGTGGAGAAGCTCGATGATAAAGAAATCCAGCTTCCTGAGCAAACAGAAAACCAGCAAACAGTCTGATCGTCAGAGTTCAGACTACGTCGATCAAATGTCCATGGATTTACCTGCGCTGAATACGAATTTTGATAGATCTGACAAGGATGGATCAAAGCTCGATGACACTAAGTTGAGTAACCAAATGGGCAAGTTGGAAGTAATCAAAAGCGAAACCGAAGAGTTACCAAGGGTAGATTTTCCCACAAGTTCCACGATTGATTTGTCTTGTAAGAAAAACGATTCTTTGGGCCACGTTTCGAATCAGAATTGTCCAGCAACGAACGCCGCTGATAAACAGCGTTCGCCAACGAAGAATTTGTCCGAGCGAAGCTCGCCAAGTAGTCAAGtgatcgaaacgatcgacTCCTTGGCGGAGATTACGCAGCAGCCTCTCGGAGAGCCAAGGTTAGCGCAGACTAGGTCGAAGAAGACGAGGAACGACGAGAGCATTAAAGAGTGTTCGAGAAAGTCGTCGACGAAACACGACCAGCCGGAGAAACTTGGCAAAGTTTTGAGCGACAGGAAACAAGACTCGCATACTATCGGCCCTGTATCGGCGAAACAACCACTGAAATTGGAACTTTCTACTGACACGTTTCTCCAACAAGTGCTTCGTGAAAACATCGACGATTTaggaaagtttaaaaataacgaaaaacgaaaggaagcATCGAACAAAGAAAACGAGAATATTAGAATGTTCAAAAAGGACGTTAAAAAACATCAAGAAAATCAGCAAACGAATGTGGATTCGAGTTCGGCGAAATTGAATGCGTGCGGGAGGAAAAACacgatcgattcgtttcgaagTAAGAACGAGGAGAAGACAAGCGACGTTAATAGAAGAAAAGCTTTCGGCGCGATCAGAAATTTCGGATCAACGAACACTGCTAAAAGCAACCTTTTGAATGCCGGTAAGCTGTCCTCCATGTCGAAGAGCTCGCAACAAAGAACGACGGGCTCGAGGCTGAACACCGGTTTGCATGATAATGTGATTGGCGCTCGATCGATGCAAATCAGGTCGAGCAAGTCCCCGATGGGCGAGAGGAAGCCTTCGAGGGATGAAAAGCCGGGAAGAACCGAGGTGAATCGGCCGGAATTGAAAGAAAGTGGTCCCGATGGCTTAAAACTGCCTCGTCGTGACTCCAAGGCCGGCATAGCGATGCAGGTCGGATTGAAGAAgtatatcaaaaaattgaaacgagtgCTATCCGATCGCGACAACACCGATATAGGCGAATTGGCATCTTTGAGCCTTACCGACGCCATTTTGCCGGATCTAGAGTCGACTTTGTCGTCTGTCGAGGTGCAGCAAGTACAGGATCTGTTGAACATGGCAGAGAAGAAAAGTCTGAATTGA